GAAGTGGAGCCGTATTACATGATTCGCAACGCTCAGTTTTCGGCGAGCGGACGCGATGTGACTGCGACTTTTCAAGCTGAAAAAATCATTACCGATGCAGATGCACGAGACATTGAGCGTGTTAACCTGTACATCGGTAAAACACAATTTGTTGATTTTCGAGGATTTATAGTCCGTGACGAAATTGCTGGTGGCGAAATTGCTAGTCCTAATGCCATTAGCATGAGTGCGACCGTGCCGACGCTTACTCCAACCCAGAACTATGTTTATGCACGGGTAGGTTTGAAGATCGCAGGTATTGAAGATATGATATTCTCAGCGGTGCAGAAAATTGACTTATAACCCTCTTTGTTGAGACAACAGGGCCATCCGAATTAAATCAAAATTCTCGGATGGCCTTTTTTGTAATTTCTAATCTCCATACCTTAAGGAAACGATGAGAGGGTATTGAGTCTGAAGTGAATTGTGTTGAAAGTCAGTGTTTTGAATGGAATGTAGAAAACTAATGATGGTAATGTTAAAAAAGATTAGTTTGGTGACTGTTTTTTTGCCTTGTTTTGTTTACAAGGATTAACTCAAGGTTCAGATATCATGCTGTTTGGCGATACTTTACGCCGGGGAATTCCTTTTTCCAAAGACCCGCATGTTATCAAGTTCAATGGAAATTACCTGATGTATTTTTCCATTCCACCATTTGAAGACAATACGGATCCGATGAACGGCTGGGCGATAGGGATTGCCAAAAGCTCCAATTTAACCGATTGGGAAAAAGTTGGCGAGATTCTGCCCGACCGGGATTACGAAGAAAAAAGGCTTATGTGCACCAGGGGCTCTGGTTATCGAAGGGCAGGTGCATTTGTTCTATCAAACTTACGGAAATTGAAAAATGATGCGATTCGTCATGCGGTTTCCGATGACGGAATTAATTTTGAAAGAAATTCAACCAATCCGATTTTTCGGCCCACGGGCGACTGGAACTACGGGCGTGCTATCGATGCCGAGGTTTTCCGATTCGAGGATCGCTATCTGCTATATTTTGCAACTCGCGATACGAGTATGGATATTCAAATGCAGGGAGTCGCTGCTGCTCCGCTCAATACCAACTTTAACCGCGAAGATTGGAAACAACTGACCGACGAACCCATTCTAGCACCGAAATACCCGTGGGAGGGGCGCTGTGTTGAGGGCGCTTCCATTATTCAACGGGGCGACAGCCTGTATCTGTTTTATGCGGGAGCATACAATAATGGACCTCAGCAGATTGGTGTTGCTAAAAGTGATGATGGCGTTCATTGGGAGCGGTTGAGCAATAAGCCGTTCTTAGCCAATGGTGATCCCGGCGAATGGAATTCCTGCGAATCCAGACATCCACACATCTTCAAAGATGAAGATGGCCGCACCCATTTATTTTTTCAGGGAAATAATGATTTTGGAAAAAACTGGAGGATTTCTCAAAAAGAAGTTATCTGGACTAAAAATGGACCTGAACTGGACGATTAATGGTAGAATAGGACGTTTCAATGAGTAGTTGACAGGCTAAAGTTGTACTTGAAATGGACCATAATCAAAGAAGGTACCATTAAAATAAATTCCATTAACATGAAACGAATCTTTTATTCTTTAGCCCTTTGTCTCTCCGTTCTGGTGAGCTTTTCATCCTGCGAGCAACAAGCTGCCGATGTGCAAGTCACCATGACTGTTCACCCGGATCTTAAGCAGCAAAACGACTTCTACTTAAGTAATAAATCACCCTTACAGCCTGTTCATTTTATCAAACTTCCGTTGGGAAGTATCCAACCTAAAGGATGGATTCTGAAATTGATGGAATTACAAAAAAACGGATTATCCGGACATCTGGGCGAAATTAGTGCTTGGCTGGAAAAGGATAATAATGCCTGGTTATCCGAAGGTGGAGATCATGGCTGGGAAGAAGTACCCTACTGGTTACGAGGCTATTCTGATATGGCTTTCATCTTCGATGATCCGGAGATGAAAGAGGAAGCTATGGTTTGGATTAATGGTATTTTAAACAGCCAGCAGGAGAGTGGCTGGTTTGGTCCGGAAGCACGTGCTGCGAATGGCCATCTCGATTACTGGTCAAACATGATTGTGTTGTTTACGTTGCAGAATTATTATGAATACACCGATGATGAGCGAATCATTGATTTTATGACTAAGTATTTTCGATTTGAGATGACTGTGCCTGATGAGGCATTTTTATCGAGCTACTGGCAAAACAGTAGGGGAGGCGACAATCTATATAGCGTCTACTGGTTGTACAATCGTACCGGCGATGCCTTTCTGCTCGAACTGGCGGAGAAAATCCATCGCAATACTGCCGATTGGACGCAAAAATCGAGTTTGCCCAATTGGCACAATGTGAACATTGCCCAATGTTTCCGCGAGCCGGCTACCTGGTTCATGCAGTCAGGCGATTCAGCTCACTATCACGCTTCTTACAATGTTCATGACCTCATTCGCCGTACTTTTGGACAGGTTCCAGGGGGGATGTTTGGTTCGGATGAAAATGCCCGCTTGGGCTACATTGACCCACGCCAGGGAACAGAAACCTGCGGATTTGCGGAGCAAATGACTTCCGATGGAATCATGATGCGCATTACTGGGGATCCGCTTTGGGCTGATAACTGCGAAGATGTCTTGTTTAATAGCTTTACAGCCGCATTCACTAGTGATATGAAATCGCTTCGGTACATCACTTGTCCTAACGGAGTGACGGCCGATGCCGAGAATCACCATCCCGGAATTGATAACCGCGGGCCATTTCTGACCATGAATCCGTTTAGCAGCCGTTGCTGCCAGCATAATCACGGACACGCTTTACCATACTATCTGCAAAACCTGGTGATGGCTACCAACGACAATGGCTTGGCAGCCATCATGTATAATTCAAAC
The DNA window shown above is from uncultured Sunxiuqinia sp. and carries:
- a CDS encoding family 43 glycosylhydrolase encodes the protein MLFGDTLRRGIPFSKDPHVIKFNGNYLMYFSIPPFEDNTDPMNGWAIGIAKSSNLTDWEKVGEILPDRDYEEKRLMCTRGSGYRRAGAFVLSNLRKLKNDAIRHAVSDDGINFERNSTNPIFRPTGDWNYGRAIDAEVFRFEDRYLLYFATRDTSMDIQMQGVAAAPLNTNFNREDWKQLTDEPILAPKYPWEGRCVEGASIIQRGDSLYLFYAGAYNNGPQQIGVAKSDDGVHWERLSNKPFLANGDPGEWNSCESRHPHIFKDEDGRTHLFFQGNNDFGKNWRISQKEVIWTKNGPELDD
- a CDS encoding beta-L-arabinofuranosidase domain-containing protein, which produces MKRIFYSLALCLSVLVSFSSCEQQAADVQVTMTVHPDLKQQNDFYLSNKSPLQPVHFIKLPLGSIQPKGWILKLMELQKNGLSGHLGEISAWLEKDNNAWLSEGGDHGWEEVPYWLRGYSDMAFIFDDPEMKEEAMVWINGILNSQQESGWFGPEARAANGHLDYWSNMIVLFTLQNYYEYTDDERIIDFMTKYFRFEMTVPDEAFLSSYWQNSRGGDNLYSVYWLYNRTGDAFLLELAEKIHRNTADWTQKSSLPNWHNVNIAQCFREPATWFMQSGDSAHYHASYNVHDLIRRTFGQVPGGMFGSDENARLGYIDPRQGTETCGFAEQMTSDGIMMRITGDPLWADNCEDVLFNSFTAAFTSDMKSLRYITCPNGVTADAENHHPGIDNRGPFLTMNPFSSRCCQHNHGHALPYYLQNLVMATNDNGLAAIMYNSNVTTAKVGDGTEVILNQETNYPYEEDIRFSLTMEQNVAFPLYLRIPGWCENASLQLNGNSVNVYAKAGAYIKIDREWADGDQLSLNLPMNLSSRIWKVNQNSVSVNYGPLTFSLKIDEEYKKISSVESAIGDSKWQKEADPEEWPAYTIDPQSPWNYGLILDPDNLEASLKIIRKGWPADDYPFSLENTPIEIQAKGRRIPSWKIDQYGLVDVQPRYPVQTSEPMEDITLVPMGAARLRISAFPFLKQ